A region of Elusimicrobiota bacterium DNA encodes the following proteins:
- the purQ gene encoding phosphoribosylformylglycinamidine synthase I, with protein MTVRALVLRAPGTNCDVETAWALEAAGAVPERVHVNALLRGEVKPRDFGILVFPGGFSFGDDIASGKVLANRLVFRLREQLGDYLSLGRPLLGICNGFQVLVKAGLLPGIDDVWDGNPTVTLTDNDSGRFECRWVYMKTSSKKSFWAKGLPDVFPLPVAHGEGKFVPLTKTIFKALEKNGQVIFRYVEEGGQKPAYPANPNGSLGDVAGITNAAGNILGLMPHPERNSFPFQNSRWTRLKLTKEGIGLRLFKNAVRYAAQVN; from the coding sequence ATGACGGTCAGAGCGTTGGTTCTTCGGGCTCCAGGGACGAATTGTGATGTGGAGACGGCTTGGGCGTTGGAAGCGGCGGGCGCCGTTCCGGAGCGGGTCCATGTGAACGCTTTACTGCGCGGGGAAGTGAAACCTCGGGATTTCGGGATTTTGGTGTTTCCCGGTGGGTTCTCTTTCGGGGACGACATCGCTTCGGGGAAAGTGTTGGCCAACCGATTGGTTTTTCGTTTGCGGGAGCAGTTGGGGGATTATCTTTCGCTCGGTCGTCCCCTCCTCGGAATCTGCAACGGGTTTCAGGTGTTGGTCAAAGCGGGCCTCCTTCCGGGAATCGATGACGTGTGGGACGGAAACCCCACGGTGACGCTCACCGACAATGATTCCGGCCGGTTTGAATGTCGCTGGGTCTACATGAAAACGAGCTCCAAAAAAAGTTTTTGGGCCAAAGGTCTGCCCGACGTTTTCCCACTCCCGGTGGCCCATGGCGAAGGAAAGTTCGTCCCGCTGACAAAGACCATCTTTAAGGCGTTGGAGAAAAACGGGCAGGTGATCTTTCGTTACGTGGAGGAGGGGGGCCAGAAACCCGCGTATCCCGCGAACCCCAACGGTTCCCTGGGCGACGTGGCCGGCATCACCAACGCCGCCGGAAATATTTTGGGACTCATGCCCCACCCGGAACGGAATTCATTCCCGTTCCAAAACTCACGATGGACCCGCTTGAAATTGACAAAAGAAGGCATAGGTCTCCGACTGTTCAAAAACGCGGTCCGTTACGCGGCCCAGGTGAACTAA
- the purL gene encoding phosphoribosylformylglycinamidine synthase subunit PurL: MTSVISPVDFLSLDAEGLTRLSKDRGLSLNAEEMGAIQSYFRTQGRSPSDPELETLAQTWSEHCKHKTFRAAIHHMEEDSHGVKLERRYADLLKETIVKVTDQLKKPWCLSVFKDNAGIVDANVSDVGGPQALAFKVETHNHPSALEPYGGAGTGLGGVIRDVLGAGLGAKPIANTDVFCFGPLDEGAEKKTGSGLSTRRIVQGVVAGVRDYGNRMGIPTVNGAVVFDADFKENPLVFCGTLGLMPQSTIPKEVRPGDKIVMTGGRVGRDGIHGATFSSDTLTTGIPSSVVQIGNPIVQKKMMDVLLAARDQGLYRGITDCGAGGLSSAVGEMGEKTGAEVNLERVPLKYDGIAPWEIWLSESQERMVLAVPPEKLEKLKKLFADEDVDCSDIGTFTNDGRLRVKHGDEVLVDMAMAFLHDGVPKRSMESRWTPPAVQVFPEPAKKKSAALESSLLAVLAQPTVASKEWVVRQYDHEVQGRTVLKPFVGPTGVGPSDAAVLQLNPRERRGVALSCGLNPHYSRWDTYWMSASAIDEAVRNLVAVGARLDRIAILDNFCGGNPWRPEILGELVRSAQACHDIALAYGTPFISGKDSLFNEFVVGGSRRAIPTTLLISALSLVDDVSKLVTMDLKKPGNLLFALGETRDELGGSRYGIHLDTQGGVVPRLDPKETWPLYEKLAQAIQEGLVASCHDCSEGGLGVTLAEMAFGGGVGARVDLRCVPMDSSLAAEGRTDKVLFSESNGRFVVEVAPRAQREFLSVLKGVRMSKLGEVQSIKKLEIVGLNGNKSTWSTKDLESAWRGGLNP; this comes from the coding sequence GTGACATCGGTGATTTCACCCGTTGATTTTCTTTCTTTGGATGCGGAAGGCCTGACGCGGCTCAGCAAAGACCGTGGTCTCTCTTTGAACGCCGAAGAGATGGGAGCCATCCAAAGCTATTTTCGGACCCAGGGCCGAAGCCCCTCCGATCCGGAACTGGAAACCCTGGCCCAAACTTGGTCGGAGCACTGCAAACATAAAACCTTTCGCGCCGCCATCCATCATATGGAAGAAGACTCTCACGGGGTGAAACTCGAGCGGCGGTATGCGGACCTTCTCAAAGAAACCATCGTCAAAGTCACGGACCAGCTAAAGAAGCCCTGGTGCTTGTCGGTATTCAAAGACAACGCGGGGATCGTGGACGCGAACGTGAGTGACGTTGGCGGGCCCCAGGCCCTGGCGTTTAAGGTGGAGACCCACAACCATCCTTCGGCTCTGGAACCCTACGGCGGCGCCGGGACCGGCTTGGGCGGGGTGATCCGGGACGTGTTGGGGGCCGGCCTCGGAGCCAAGCCCATCGCCAACACGGACGTTTTCTGTTTCGGCCCGCTGGATGAAGGGGCGGAGAAAAAAACGGGTTCGGGCCTTTCCACCCGTCGCATCGTCCAGGGCGTGGTGGCGGGGGTGCGGGATTACGGGAACCGCATGGGAATCCCCACCGTGAACGGCGCCGTGGTGTTTGACGCGGATTTCAAAGAGAACCCCTTGGTTTTCTGCGGCACCCTGGGCCTCATGCCCCAGTCCACTATTCCCAAAGAGGTCCGACCGGGGGACAAAATCGTTATGACCGGGGGTCGGGTGGGCCGGGACGGCATTCACGGGGCGACCTTTTCTTCGGACACCTTGACCACGGGGATCCCCTCCAGCGTGGTCCAAATCGGCAACCCCATCGTTCAGAAAAAAATGATGGACGTCCTCTTGGCCGCCCGGGATCAAGGGCTCTACCGCGGCATTACGGATTGCGGGGCGGGTGGGTTGTCGTCCGCCGTGGGCGAGATGGGGGAGAAAACCGGCGCCGAGGTGAACTTGGAACGCGTGCCGCTCAAATACGACGGCATCGCCCCCTGGGAAATTTGGCTTTCCGAGTCCCAGGAACGGATGGTGCTGGCGGTCCCGCCGGAAAAGCTTGAAAAACTTAAAAAGCTGTTCGCCGATGAGGACGTGGACTGTTCCGATATCGGAACGTTCACGAACGACGGACGCCTGCGGGTGAAACACGGAGACGAGGTGCTCGTCGACATGGCCATGGCGTTTTTGCACGACGGCGTTCCCAAACGCTCCATGGAATCCCGTTGGACGCCGCCCGCCGTTCAGGTTTTTCCCGAGCCCGCTAAAAAGAAAAGCGCGGCGCTCGAATCCAGCCTGCTGGCCGTTTTGGCTCAACCCACGGTGGCTTCCAAAGAATGGGTGGTGCGCCAGTACGACCACGAAGTTCAGGGCCGCACGGTGCTGAAACCGTTTGTGGGTCCCACCGGCGTAGGCCCGTCCGATGCCGCGGTGTTGCAACTCAACCCCCGGGAACGGCGGGGGGTGGCGCTATCTTGTGGTCTGAACCCCCATTACAGCCGTTGGGACACCTACTGGATGTCCGCCTCCGCCATCGACGAAGCCGTGCGGAACCTCGTGGCGGTGGGCGCTCGGTTGGACCGCATCGCCATCTTGGATAATTTCTGCGGGGGAAACCCCTGGCGGCCCGAAATATTGGGGGAACTCGTCCGCTCCGCCCAGGCCTGCCACGATATCGCCTTGGCCTACGGGACGCCGTTCATTTCCGGCAAGGACAGTTTGTTTAACGAGTTCGTGGTGGGCGGGTCCCGCCGCGCCATCCCGACGACGCTCCTCATCTCCGCCCTGTCCCTGGTGGACGACGTGTCCAAGCTCGTGACCATGGACCTGAAGAAGCCAGGGAACCTTCTCTTTGCGCTGGGCGAAACCCGGGACGAGCTCGGAGGATCGCGGTACGGAATTCATCTCGACACCCAGGGGGGCGTTGTCCCCCGTCTGGATCCTAAGGAAACGTGGCCGCTCTACGAAAAGCTGGCCCAGGCCATTCAGGAGGGGCTCGTGGCGTCCTGTCACGATTGTTCGGAGGGAGGCCTTGGGGTCACCCTGGCTGAAATGGCGTTCGGCGGCGGTGTGGGCGCGCGGGTGGACCTTCGCTGCGTTCCCATGGACTCGTCCTTGGCCGCTGAAGGGCGAACGGACAAGGTCCTCTTTTCCGAGTCCAACGGCCGGTTTGTGGTCGAAGTGGCCCCCCGCGCCCAACGGGAATTCCTGTCCGTCTTGAAAGGGGTCCGGATGTCAAAGCTGGGGGAAGTTCAATCGATAAAGAAACTTGAAATCGTCGGCTTGAACGGAAATAAATCGACATGGTCCACCAAGGATCTTGAGTCCGCCTGGCGGGGAGGGTTAAACCCATGA
- the purD gene encoding phosphoribosylamine--glycine ligase: MNVLVIGSGGREHAIVWALHRSPTVRQVFCAPGNAGIAGLAECSDLNVRDGRALLQFIEAKAVGLTVIGPEGPLVEGLADDLRAAGHPVFGPGRAAAQLEGSKTFAKEFMSRHGIPTAGFRSFHTPAEALGFVQSEKWPESYRVVKADGLAAGKGVLVCRSREEVQAAVERLMIERAFGPAGDRIVIEEAMVGEELSVMVLTDGETFLPLPTTQDHKRVFDKDEGPNTGGMGAYGPVPQVSKGLWARIEKEILVRFSDGLRREGLDYRGVIYIGIMLTPEGPKVLEFNVRFGDPETQVLLPLVSSDWAKLFLATAEGRLKDVSLRLKKGSAVTVVMASGGYPGPYEKGKFITGLDLASKEPNVLVFHSGTERSSSEPFKTAGGRVLAVTGFGETLPAARDRVYSAVKKIQFDGVHYRTDIAARGINAVPL; encoded by the coding sequence ATGAACGTTTTGGTGATCGGGTCTGGGGGCCGGGAACACGCCATCGTGTGGGCGCTTCACCGAAGTCCCACCGTGCGCCAGGTTTTTTGCGCGCCGGGGAACGCGGGCATTGCCGGCCTGGCCGAGTGTTCGGACCTGAACGTGCGGGACGGCCGCGCGCTTCTGCAATTCATCGAGGCGAAAGCGGTGGGCTTGACCGTGATCGGTCCGGAAGGCCCCCTCGTGGAGGGATTGGCCGACGACCTTCGCGCCGCCGGGCATCCGGTGTTCGGCCCCGGGCGGGCCGCTGCGCAACTGGAAGGAAGCAAAACGTTCGCGAAGGAATTCATGTCGCGTCACGGAATTCCGACAGCGGGGTTTCGGTCGTTTCACACCCCGGCCGAGGCGCTGGGGTTCGTTCAATCGGAAAAGTGGCCGGAGTCCTACCGCGTGGTGAAGGCGGACGGGTTGGCGGCGGGGAAAGGCGTCCTGGTCTGCCGCTCCCGCGAGGAAGTTCAGGCGGCGGTGGAACGTCTCATGATCGAGCGGGCCTTCGGCCCGGCTGGGGACCGGATCGTCATTGAGGAGGCCATGGTCGGCGAGGAACTGAGTGTCATGGTTTTGACGGACGGGGAGACGTTCCTCCCCTTGCCCACCACCCAGGACCATAAGCGCGTGTTCGACAAAGATGAAGGACCCAACACCGGGGGAATGGGGGCCTATGGCCCCGTGCCCCAGGTGTCCAAAGGGCTTTGGGCAAGGATTGAGAAAGAGATTTTGGTCCGTTTCAGCGACGGTCTGCGACGGGAGGGCTTGGACTACCGCGGCGTCATCTACATCGGGATCATGTTGACCCCGGAGGGGCCCAAAGTGCTGGAGTTTAATGTGCGGTTCGGGGATCCCGAAACCCAGGTCCTACTCCCGCTGGTGAGTTCGGACTGGGCGAAACTATTTTTGGCAACGGCCGAGGGCCGACTCAAAGACGTCTCGCTCCGCTTAAAGAAAGGATCCGCTGTAACCGTGGTCATGGCCTCGGGCGGATATCCCGGTCCCTACGAGAAGGGGAAGTTCATCACCGGCCTGGACCTGGCCTCCAAGGAACCGAACGTCCTTGTTTTCCATTCCGGAACGGAACGGTCCAGCTCCGAGCCCTTCAAGACGGCGGGGGGCCGCGTTTTAGCCGTCACGGGGTTCGGGGAAACCCTTCCCGCCGCCCGCGACCGCGTCTACAGCGCCGTCAAGAAAATACAATTCGACGGGGTTCATTACCGAACCGACATCGCCGCCCGGGGTATTAACGCCGTTCCTTTGTAA
- a CDS encoding NUDIX domain-containing protein — protein MAYTMVVKSALRHFIKCLSMVLSLSVFGTQCLWAYQAEGGFWADRRRATRRPSSPLYASLPDGSASSGFLLPTPPEIILQSGGFTLPSSIVRTFPRKLLKDNEALLKALSPAYGTVRKISLPPHLTAHGPVVIHIQDVHMNAEAQWNIRESVRALIGTGRVNLVALEGSTEDLPLQPFASYPRPDSIEKTANQLFKENKISGPVHAALTSRAILPRFLGIDDPAHYRANVKAYVDSRPFVDQCRRDQNARQTELEDRKKAVFSPALRAFDQQVQDYRSGRSSLGDYVQILLARSPREPQTTTTAHFAEALRIERTLNFSQVESERSQMIENLAQRLSPEERQNLMVQSVAYRCGQIGYADFYESLKEICGRKGIFLSDYPTMDAYVRYVLLADGINAERLLGEIDGLEKKIYNGLARSQEEKNLIVGSRQAWLTGKLIELSLTPTEWKEYQGSTNVRSAGRRSFESFYQEAQARDGAMAENLMNALPPPGEGSVAVLVTGGYHAEGVAEQLTRQGVTVVSYVPKIEKADAVQGSAYLSVFTQEKAPLEKIFSGEKLFLAQNPFSEPVRLRLGFWAWARELWLGKGRVSGQVQAELERLRANPTVATDHLVYRKGKLFLRLDGKEVAVFGERGEFLFDFERTLSVPPAIPLSARWRAIVLEFPHFLATRWARGMTRFVFRDHARGNTDLRILSLRLMGMQRIAQASDIGFGVGVVLSLTLSWWFLPVTLFGTYALAHYLHLILVPEAPATSDVFSPGGPPVPEIRPGMAHALPSEVLDVPFESTQKLSGGAKQIRDFNHLLLKTMKQRDERRKDGHFQERYEISRAALFKQAISISPRLAETYKGREADSVENGDDWDVFLGRVFRFIYIPSGWCAREVGKTKLVPTINQDRWRRVDYFGFTVWVGEGSSDASVQNKTAFPSFIGAPGFVMIDPAGIQAYTRMIWTLLMEKGKTGLLLSWQSLFKRAVDTVHAFSDAYMEELIRELLVREKQRIYSAVILGKALENTTSRDVLGVLGSPQWAWREECSLLVKEFNLSFMDETEKEELIVKGAWDAAAGLETLAELLRFLGNNAKKGGPLHEDEKKQWFAHAIVTSVLFGSMQMVKLSRGEDPESVLGQTYLLNLIGRHVHIQTAYADGSLREDGLVELTDQLISGDLSDYRTLLRVLEEIRDSIIISPEDRFFRVYGKAPTPQELDVLYSNFTLATPSKIQPKNDPGKRKVVSGGRRISTALQSLLVRLTDTAKSIRSSPVPPEVSAFNEKVLRLAADLEDLCTGSDPGGNFANLTSQLLDLRKILQDKKIKGNKDSVDLMSLAEEVRREAAAAIFRNRLDELQRQINPAQVMAAIRGFLELGSQGVLLDALPAEAEFELDDSLAGARGLLMTQKPFPVKFVLENTDLFGLEPVEVDVLNRFADSGTDGGRRLLVSPAVIRNLEDKLGRSFPLALKGEPVQIAEPLPLNICISPQVTKVQWDALGSRSVESIRRFVDGIQNGLLPGSWAEFKRHFPRIYRGRIGDSRIYVRYIPKTTMGGESVLALLSLGPKSNFTTERSGTLDRHSREWLAHFVGADSYDQEAYVRFEPLVHSVDGTYSFPKKSAPASLAYWVARWRGVEEMVARRLGMASLAVEIPLLLGLKWAAENPSNTDGSLFSLLGYDPLWGVVFAIGLTVFAGAHFILMKQVAVLRHELPPTPGQKLGLLGVFLLYFVPGVAGSVLGPVVHGMMDFYQLVVDRTPPVRKSFSGPEVTGKGYEIKLLDKCPTGVAGEVSVRVLVKWDGKYLLLENRSGGWEGPGGSAEGDETRIAALRRELFQELGPDWKDLGQATFLTEGEEHPLFVHRIQKPNGEIQYRSVQVAIIDLGSVKEPDINLNFESIGFRWVPYAQALKEVGGYTLATRLALLTEILQREYGIVHVISMSPLAGDEPSLLIKTREGNQYVLRNGGADMAQALFHAEVQNHLYSHHIPVREIMPLLRPKSNYQDFVLTLGGQPMVLERYSEKESVLKRKRFRRSTFMPWVLWRPKYKWPSGILRRGSGSGPLHSLMTWKTRQSSWVSNFGMCDLNERKRGTWPWLISAHWIIPAKEIVAKN, from the coding sequence ATGGCCTATACTATGGTCGTGAAAAGCGCTCTACGACATTTCATTAAGTGCCTTTCAATGGTTCTGTCCTTGTCCGTTTTTGGCACCCAGTGTCTTTGGGCCTACCAAGCGGAAGGCGGTTTCTGGGCGGATCGACGGAGGGCCACGCGGCGGCCATCCTCCCCGCTTTACGCCTCGCTTCCCGATGGATCCGCGTCTTCGGGGTTCCTCCTTCCAACCCCTCCGGAAATAATCTTGCAAAGCGGCGGTTTCACGCTCCCTTCTTCCATTGTTCGGACCTTCCCCAGGAAATTGTTGAAAGATAACGAAGCCCTATTAAAAGCCCTCTCTCCCGCCTATGGGACGGTCCGAAAGATATCCCTGCCTCCCCATCTCACCGCCCATGGGCCCGTGGTGATCCATATTCAGGATGTCCATATGAACGCCGAGGCCCAATGGAACATTCGGGAATCGGTGAGGGCCTTGATCGGGACGGGCCGGGTGAACCTGGTGGCTCTTGAAGGATCCACCGAAGATCTCCCGCTTCAACCGTTTGCCTCCTACCCTCGACCGGATTCCATTGAAAAAACGGCAAATCAATTGTTCAAAGAAAATAAAATATCCGGTCCCGTCCACGCCGCTCTGACCTCTCGCGCCATCCTTCCCCGGTTCCTGGGAATCGACGATCCCGCCCACTACCGGGCCAATGTGAAGGCTTACGTTGATTCCAGGCCGTTCGTTGACCAATGCCGCCGAGATCAAAACGCCCGCCAAACCGAATTGGAAGATCGGAAAAAAGCGGTTTTCTCTCCCGCCTTGCGGGCGTTTGATCAACAGGTCCAGGACTATCGGTCCGGAAGGAGCTCCTTGGGCGACTATGTCCAAATCCTCCTGGCCCGTTCGCCTCGGGAACCCCAAACAACGACGACGGCTCATTTCGCGGAGGCTCTCAGAATCGAGCGAACATTGAATTTTTCCCAGGTCGAATCGGAACGAAGTCAAATGATCGAAAACTTGGCCCAACGGCTTTCGCCGGAAGAGCGACAGAACCTCATGGTCCAGAGCGTGGCCTACCGCTGCGGCCAAATAGGCTATGCCGATTTTTATGAGTCATTGAAGGAAATATGCGGCCGGAAAGGAATTTTTTTATCCGATTACCCAACCATGGACGCCTATGTTCGTTACGTGCTCCTGGCCGATGGGATCAACGCCGAAAGGCTCCTGGGAGAAATCGATGGGTTAGAAAAAAAGATCTACAACGGGCTCGCCCGAAGTCAGGAAGAAAAGAACTTGATTGTCGGTTCACGACAGGCTTGGCTTACGGGGAAGCTGATCGAACTGTCGCTCACGCCAACGGAATGGAAAGAATACCAGGGGTCCACCAACGTCCGAAGCGCCGGCCGCCGCTCTTTTGAGTCCTTTTACCAAGAGGCCCAGGCGCGGGACGGGGCCATGGCCGAAAATCTTATGAACGCTCTCCCCCCGCCGGGGGAAGGCTCGGTGGCGGTCTTAGTGACGGGAGGCTACCATGCCGAAGGGGTGGCCGAACAACTGACCCGCCAGGGCGTGACCGTGGTGTCTTATGTCCCGAAAATCGAGAAGGCAGACGCCGTTCAGGGGTCCGCCTATCTGAGCGTTTTTACACAGGAGAAAGCGCCGCTGGAAAAGATTTTCTCAGGGGAAAAACTTTTTCTAGCCCAAAATCCCTTTTCGGAACCCGTTCGACTCCGGTTGGGGTTTTGGGCCTGGGCCCGGGAACTTTGGTTGGGGAAAGGGCGGGTTTCCGGACAGGTTCAGGCGGAATTGGAGAGGTTAAGAGCCAACCCGACTGTCGCCACCGATCACTTGGTTTACCGGAAGGGGAAACTATTCCTTCGACTCGACGGAAAGGAGGTGGCCGTCTTCGGAGAACGGGGAGAGTTCTTGTTCGATTTCGAAAGGACGTTGTCCGTCCCTCCCGCGATACCACTCTCGGCCCGCTGGCGGGCGATTGTCTTGGAATTTCCCCATTTTCTCGCGACGCGGTGGGCTCGGGGAATGACCCGGTTCGTCTTTCGGGACCATGCCCGAGGGAACACCGACCTCCGCATTCTCTCTCTCCGGTTAATGGGAATGCAACGAATCGCTCAGGCCTCCGACATCGGGTTTGGGGTTGGCGTCGTTCTTTCCCTCACCTTATCCTGGTGGTTCCTTCCCGTGACCCTGTTTGGAACTTATGCCCTCGCGCATTATTTACACCTCATTCTTGTTCCTGAGGCCCCCGCCACGTCAGATGTCTTTTCGCCAGGGGGGCCCCCCGTTCCGGAGATCCGACCAGGGATGGCACACGCGCTTCCCAGCGAGGTTTTGGATGTTCCCTTCGAGTCGACCCAAAAACTATCGGGTGGGGCAAAACAAATAAGGGATTTCAACCACCTGCTTCTAAAAACCATGAAACAACGGGACGAAAGGAGGAAGGACGGCCACTTTCAGGAAAGATACGAAATCTCAAGGGCCGCCCTCTTTAAGCAGGCCATTTCAATCAGCCCCCGGCTCGCCGAAACCTACAAGGGGAGGGAAGCGGATTCCGTTGAGAACGGGGACGACTGGGACGTCTTCCTGGGACGAGTTTTTCGGTTCATTTACATTCCCTCTGGGTGGTGTGCCCGGGAGGTGGGGAAAACTAAATTGGTTCCCACGATCAACCAAGATCGGTGGCGTCGCGTGGATTATTTCGGCTTTACGGTGTGGGTGGGGGAAGGTTCCAGCGACGCGTCCGTGCAAAATAAGACCGCATTCCCTTCCTTCATCGGCGCCCCCGGTTTTGTGATGATCGACCCCGCGGGCATACAAGCCTATACCCGAATGATTTGGACCCTTTTGATGGAGAAAGGCAAAACAGGTTTACTCCTTTCCTGGCAATCTCTTTTCAAGCGGGCCGTTGACACTGTTCATGCTTTTTCGGACGCCTACATGGAGGAACTTATTCGGGAACTGTTGGTGAGGGAAAAACAACGGATCTACTCCGCCGTGATTTTAGGCAAAGCCCTGGAAAACACCACCTCTCGGGACGTCCTCGGGGTATTGGGGTCGCCTCAATGGGCATGGAGGGAAGAGTGTTCTTTGCTGGTGAAGGAGTTTAACCTCTCTTTTATGGACGAAACTGAAAAAGAAGAATTGATCGTCAAAGGCGCTTGGGACGCGGCGGCAGGGCTGGAAACCCTGGCTGAATTGTTGCGGTTCCTGGGAAATAACGCAAAGAAGGGGGGCCCTCTCCATGAGGATGAGAAAAAACAATGGTTCGCCCACGCCATCGTCACTTCCGTTTTGTTTGGGTCGATGCAAATGGTGAAATTGTCCCGGGGGGAAGACCCTGAGTCGGTGCTAGGCCAAACCTATTTGTTGAATTTGATCGGACGGCACGTCCACATCCAGACCGCCTATGCGGATGGGTCCTTGCGGGAAGATGGGTTGGTTGAATTAACCGACCAATTGATCAGCGGGGACCTGAGCGATTACCGAACCTTGCTTCGAGTTTTAGAAGAGATTCGGGATTCGATCATTATTTCACCTGAGGATCGATTCTTCCGGGTCTATGGAAAGGCTCCCACCCCGCAGGAGTTGGATGTCCTCTACTCCAACTTTACCCTGGCTACCCCTTCGAAAATACAACCCAAGAACGACCCTGGAAAAAGGAAGGTGGTGTCGGGTGGGAGGAGGATCAGCACCGCGCTCCAGTCTCTTTTGGTTCGACTGACTGATACCGCGAAATCCATAAGGAGCTCGCCTGTTCCCCCGGAGGTGTCCGCTTTTAACGAGAAGGTTCTTCGATTGGCCGCCGATTTGGAGGATTTATGCACGGGGTCGGATCCCGGCGGGAATTTCGCGAATTTAACGTCCCAGTTATTGGACCTGCGCAAAATACTCCAAGATAAGAAGATAAAAGGAAACAAAGATTCAGTGGATTTGATGTCGTTGGCGGAAGAGGTTCGGCGGGAAGCCGCGGCGGCCATCTTCAGAAACCGGCTGGACGAACTGCAACGGCAAATCAACCCCGCGCAGGTGATGGCGGCCATTCGCGGTTTTCTCGAATTGGGGAGCCAGGGAGTTCTCCTGGACGCTCTTCCGGCGGAAGCCGAATTCGAACTCGATGATTCTTTGGCGGGAGCCCGCGGTCTTTTGATGACCCAAAAACCTTTCCCTGTCAAATTCGTTTTGGAGAACACGGACCTATTCGGGCTTGAACCGGTCGAAGTCGATGTTCTCAACCGCTTCGCTGATTCAGGGACGGATGGCGGTCGGCGCCTTTTGGTTTCCCCAGCGGTGATCCGAAATCTTGAGGATAAACTGGGGAGGAGTTTCCCCCTAGCCCTTAAAGGGGAACCCGTTCAAATCGCGGAGCCTTTACCTCTCAACATCTGTATTTCACCCCAGGTGACCAAAGTCCAGTGGGACGCTCTTGGTTCCAGAAGCGTCGAGTCCATTCGCCGGTTCGTGGACGGAATTCAAAACGGTCTCCTCCCGGGTTCCTGGGCCGAGTTTAAGAGGCATTTCCCAAGAATTTACCGTGGGCGAATAGGGGACTCTCGAATTTACGTTCGTTACATTCCAAAAACAACCATGGGCGGGGAATCCGTGCTCGCGCTTCTGTCTCTCGGGCCCAAGTCGAATTTCACCACCGAGAGGTCGGGAACCTTGGACAGGCACTCCCGGGAATGGTTGGCCCATTTTGTCGGTGCCGATTCTTATGACCAAGAAGCCTACGTTCGTTTCGAGCCCTTGGTTCATTCGGTGGACGGGACCTACTCCTTTCCAAAAAAATCGGCCCCAGCCTCTTTGGCTTATTGGGTGGCGCGATGGCGGGGCGTGGAAGAGATGGTGGCGCGGCGACTGGGAATGGCGAGCTTGGCTGTGGAAATTCCCTTATTGCTGGGATTGAAATGGGCGGCAGAAAATCCCTCGAACACCGATGGCAGTCTATTTTCCTTGTTGGGATACGATCCTCTTTGGGGGGTTGTCTTTGCCATCGGTTTAACCGTTTTCGCCGGGGCGCATTTTATTTTGATGAAACAAGTGGCGGTGCTTCGTCACGAACTTCCCCCGACTCCAGGACAAAAACTTGGACTGCTCGGCGTCTTTCTTCTCTATTTCGTGCCTGGCGTCGCGGGTTCAGTTTTGGGGCCCGTTGTTCATGGAATGATGGATTTTTATCAACTGGTGGTCGATCGGACCCCTCCGGTTCGGAAATCTTTTTCCGGCCCTGAAGTCACTGGAAAAGGGTATGAGATTAAGCTGTTGGATAAATGTCCCACCGGGGTCGCGGGGGAGGTTTCGGTTCGGGTCCTCGTGAAGTGGGACGGAAAATATCTTTTATTGGAAAACCGGAGCGGCGGGTGGGAGGGCCCGGGGGGGAGCGCCGAGGGGGACGAAACGCGCATCGCGGCTCTGAGAAGGGAATTGTTCCAAGAGCTGGGGCCGGACTGGAAGGATCTGGGCCAAGCCACTTTCCTCACGGAAGGGGAGGAACACCCGCTTTTTGTTCACCGCATCCAAAAACCCAATGGAGAGATCCAATATCGGTCGGTACAGGTGGCGATTATTGACCTTGGTTCTGTGAAGGAGCCTGATATAAACCTGAATTTTGAATCGATAGGGTTTCGGTGGGTCCCCTACGCCCAGGCGCTCAAAGAAGTGGGGGGATACACCCTGGCCACTCGACTTGCCCTATTGACCGAGATCCTTCAGCGGGAGTATGGAATTGTGCACGTCATTTCCATGAGCCCTTTGGCGGGGGACGAGCCCTCTCTCCTCATAAAAACTCGAGAAGGAAATCAATATGTTTTGCGAAACGGGGGCGCCGACATGGCGCAGGCCCTATTTCATGCGGAGGTTCAGAACCATCTTTATTCTCACCACATTCCTGTGCGGGAAATAATGCCCCTCCTTCGTCCCAAGTCAAATTATCAGGATTTTGTTCTTACGCTCGGTGGGCAACCGATGGTTTTGGAACGTTATTCGGAAAAGGAGAGCGTGTTAAAAAGGAAGAGGTTCAGGAGGAGCACTTTTATGCCCTGGGTGCTCTGGCGGCCCAAATACAAATGGCCCTCAGGGATTTTAAGAAGAGGCAGCGGTTCGGGTCCTCTCCACTCGTTGATGACCTGGAAAACCCGTCAATCATCGTGGGTCTCCAATTTTGGAATGTGCGATTTGAACGAACGGAAAAGGGGGACATGGCCGTGGTTGATCTCTGCCCATTGGATCATCCCCGCCAAAGAAATCGTTGCGAAGAATTGA